From the Musa acuminata AAA Group cultivar baxijiao chromosome BXJ3-7, Cavendish_Baxijiao_AAA, whole genome shotgun sequence genome, one window contains:
- the LOC135643083 gene encoding uncharacterized protein LOC135643083 isoform X2 has translation MKKPLVMCKNREIHGNPANEIVDFVNKNRTATKLPKLYNNPGLGCMALQFLLECTQNCTSNNTLACQPAEIDITEVYAPNCGVELPTIDTISGQLVGCYWSHLNPEQAFSTVLVPTKKSLSVIHSKEHHEVGVGYVRGHHGPFLWCILFSSGNATSSTFVLEGGTGIKQRRGCFSGGDVPCNVGTSLLPAHNTLLFSICCLLVQLLLVFG, from the coding sequence GAAATCCTGCAAATGAGATTGTCGACTTCGTAAACAAGAATCGAACGGCAACCAAGTTACCGAAACTCTACAACAATCCAGGACTGGGATGCATGGCCTTGCAATTCTTGCTGGAATGCACTCAAAACTGCACTAGCAACAATACGCTTGCCTGCCAGCCTGCAGAAATTGACATCACCGAGGTCTATGCTCCCAACTGTGGGGTAGAGCTACCTACCATCGACACTATATCTGGCCAGCTTGTTGGATGCTACTGGAGCCATCTAAATCCAGAACAAGCCTTCTCCACAGTTCTTGTCCCAACCAAGAAATCACTCTCTGTTATTCACAGCAAAGAACATCATGAGGTTGGAGTCGGATATGTCAGAGGACACCATGGGCCATTTCTATGGTGCATCTTGTTCAGCAGCGGGAACGCCACCAGCTCCACATTTGTTCTTGAAGGTGGAACAGGAATCAAGCAAAGAAGAGGTTGCTTCAGTGGAGGAGATGTGCCATGTAATGTCGGCACCAGCCTTTTGCCGGCACACAACACATTACTTTTCTCCATATGCTGCTTACTTGTGCAACTACTTTTAGTGTTTGGTTGA